The following are encoded together in the Kwoniella newhampshirensis strain CBS 13917 chromosome 7, whole genome shotgun sequence genome:
- a CDS encoding 3-deoxy-7-phosphoheptulonate synthase has translation MPSPTRISIRDAMDLLDDRRVKSVRPLIPPQILLEELPLSLRGAQTVLDGRRQVESVIKGDDDRLLVVVGPCSVHDPEQAMVYARRLKEYADEAQDDLVIVMRVYFEKPRTTVGWKGLINDPDMNGSYQINRGLKIARKLLLDITELGLPTAGEFLDVISPQYLADLSSWGAIGARTTESQVHRELASALSMSVGFKNGTDGSIDIAVDAIKAAGSGHTFLSVTKQGLSAIVETIGNNSTHVILRGSSKGPNYAAEHVEACGEKLKKSGLPAKLMIDCSHGNSSKQHVKQIEVGHDIAAQMASSGPTSQMIMGVMIESNIHEGKQSVPAEGPSGLKYGVSVTDACISFEQTFPLLDELRAGVQKRREAVKAKRVNGD, from the exons ATGCCATCTCCCACACGAATTTCCATCCGAGAC GCTATggaccttctcgacgacaGACGTGTCAAGTCTGTCCGACCTCTCATTCC GCCTCAGATACTGCTCGAGGA gcttcctctttcccttcgaGGTGCTCAGACTGTTCTCGACGGTCGCAGACAGGTCGAGTCTGTGATCAAGGGCGATGACGACAGACTTCTGGTGGTCGTTGG TCCCTGTTCAGTTCACGATCCCGAGCAAGCTATGGTCTACGCTAGACGGTTGAAGGAGTATGCCGACGAGGCTCAGGATGATTTGGTCATTGTCATGCGTGTCTACTTcgagaa ACCTCGAACTACAGTTGGTTGGAAGGGTTTGATCAACG ATCCCGACATGAACGGCTCGTACCAGATCAACCGAGGCTTGAAGATCGCCCGAAAGTTGTTGCTGGACATCACCGAACTTGGTTTACCCACCGCTGGAGAGTTTTTAG ATGTCATCTCACCACAGTACCTTGCCGATCTCAGCTCTTGGGGAGCTATCGGCGCTCGAACTACCGAATCTCAAGTTCACCGGGAACTGGCCAGTGCTCTGTCCATGTCTGTCGGTTTCAAGAATGGTACCGACGGGTCTATCGATATCGCCGTCGACGCCATCAAGGCTGCTGGAAGCGGTcacaccttcctctcagTGACCAAGCAAGGTCTATCGGCTATCGTCGAGACGATCGGTAACAATTCGACTCACGTCATTTTGCGAGGATCGTCAAAGGGTCCTAATTACGCCGCGGAGCATGTGGAGGCTTGTggagagaagctgaagaagtCCGGATTGCCCGCTAAGCTCATG ATTGACTGCTCTCACGGAAACTCGTCCAAGCAACACGTGAAGCAGATCGAAGTCGGTCATGACATT GCCGCTCAAATGGCTTCGTCCGGACCCACATCTCAAATGATCATGGGTGTCATGATCGAATCTAACATTCACGAGGGCAAGCAATCCGTTCCAGCAGAAGGGCCCTCAGGTCTCAAATACGGTGTCTCCGTCACCGACGCCTGTATCTCGTTCGAGCAGactttccctctcctcgacgagctgAGAGCGGGTGTGCAAAAGAGACGGGAGGCGGTGAAAGCGAAACGTGTGAACGGGGATTGA
- a CDS encoding ADP-ribosylation factor 6 yields the protein MGGSLSKAMGKLFGNKEMRILMLGLDAAGKTTILYKLKLNQSVTTIPTVGFNVETVTYKNVKFNVWDVGGQDKIRPLWRHYYTGTQGLIFVIDSGDRNRIDEARHELDRILTDREMQNCLLMVFANKQDLPDAMSPAEVTEKLGLHKMRDRSWYVHPSCATTGEGLFEGLQWLSQNVKGTKS from the exons ATGGGTGGCTCTCTGAGTAAGGCTATGG GGAAGTTGTTCGGGAACAAGGAGATGCGTATTCTGATGCTGGGATTGGATGCTGCTGGAAAGACAA CTATCTTATACAAACTCAAGCTCAACCAGTCCGTCACCACTATCCCCACTGTCGGATTCAACGTCGAAACAGTAACGTACAAGAATGTTAAATTCAACGTTTGG GACGTCGGAGGGCAAGATAAGATCAGACCGTTGTGGAGACATTACTACACTGGTACTCAA GGCCTTATCTTTGTGATCGACTCTGGTGACCGAAATCGAATCGACGAGGCGAGACACGAGTTAGATCGAATCCTTACCGATAGGGAAATGCAAAATTGTCTCTTGATGGTGTTTGCCAACAAGCAGGATCTTCCGGATG CAATGTCTCCAGCGGAAGTGACAGAGAAGCTTGGTCTGCACAAAATGAGGGACAGGTCGTGGTATGTCCATCCGAG TTGCGCGACCACCGGGGAAGGCTTGTTCGAAGGTCTCCAATGGTTATCTCAAAATGTCAAGGGAACAAAATCATAA